The Pseudomonas nunensis genome includes the window CACTCCTTTGGACGGAAAACCGGTGAGTGCACCGGCTTATGCAGCCTCAAGGGGCAAGTTGTCGTGGGTATGTGGCGTTTGTACCGGTGGGTACACAAAGTCAGCAGGCCAATCCGAGATCCCCTGTGGGAGCGGGCTTGCTCGCGAAGAGGGAGTGTCAGTCGACATTATTGTTGACTGATATACCGCTTTCGCGAGCAAGCCCGCTCCCACAGGGGGATCTGTGTTTCACAGGGGATTTATTTGGGGCTTCAGGTGCGAGGCAATTTGATGACAGCAGTCAAACCACCACCCGGCGTCTCTTCCAGGCTCAATTGCCCACCCAGACGTTCCGCCGCTTCCCGGGCGATGGTCATGCCGAGGCCCACCCCGCCGGAGTTGCGATTGCGCGAACCCTCAAGCCGGAAGAACGGTTCGAACACCGCTTCGCGTTTGTCCGGCGCAATCCCAGGACCATGGTCAATCACCCGAATCACCAGGTTTTCACGGCTGTCTTCGAGGCTGATCAGCGCTTCCCCGGCATAACGCAGGGCGTTGTCCATCAGGTTATTGATGCACGAGCGCAAGGCCATCGGCTGCACTTGTAATGGCGAGCAATGCCCAGTGGCTTGCACGTCAGCCCCTTGGTCCTGGGCGTTTTCGCTCAAGGATTCGACCAGCGCCTGCACGTCCATCCATTGCAGCGCTTCGCTGGTGCGTTGTTCGTGCAGGTAGGTAAGGGTGGCGTCGAGCATGCCGATCATGTCGTCCAGATCCTGGCGCATCTGGCCTTGCAGCTTGTCGTCGTCGATCTGTTCCAGGCGCAACTTGAGCCGCGACAGCGGCGTGCGCAGGTCGTGGGACACCGCACCGAGCATCCGCGAACGCTGCTGCACTTGTTCGATGATTCGGCGCTGCATCTTGTTGAAGGTGTGGGCCGCTTGCCGCGCCTCCCGTGGACCGGACTCGTCCAGCGGTGGGCTGTCGAGGTTTTCGCTCAAGCGCTCGGCGGCATCGCTCAGACGCTGGATCGGCCGACTCAACAGTTTGGCGCCGTACCACGCGGCAATGATCAGCGAGACCAGTTGAAAGGTCAGTGGCACCAACGGCCCGCCGAACCATGGCCGCGGCGGACGTTTTTCGAAGCGCGGGTCCATCGGTGGGTGCGGGCCCTCGAAGTCCTCGGAAAACCCGGGCGGCGGAGGAGGGGGAGGCGGGCCGTAATGATGAAACCAGAAAAACGCCAGCAGGTGCGCCAGGATGATCGCGATCAGCAGCACGCCAAACAGACGGCCGAACAGCGTATCGAAGCGCGCACGCATCAGCCGATGTCTCTCGCGTCGAACAGATAACCCTCACCGCGAACGGTCTTGATCAACTGTGGGTTCTTCGGGTCATCCCCGAGTTTCTGGCGCAGGCGCGACACCAGCAAGTCGATGCTGCGATCAAACGCTTCGATCGAGCGACCCCGGGCGGCATCCAGCAATTGTTCGCGGCTGAGCACCCGGCGCGGACGTTCGATGAATACCCAGAGCAGGCGGAATTCGGCGTTGGACAGCGGCACCACCAGGCCGTCGGCGGCGATCAACTGGCGCAGCACGCTGTTCAGGCGCCAGTTGTCGAAGCGAATATTCGCACGCTGTTCGGTGCGATCATCGCGCACCCGCCGCAGAATCGTCTGAATCCGCGCCACCAGTTCCCGTGGCTCGAACGGCTTGGCCATGTAGTCGTCGGCGCCCAGTTCGAGGCCGATGATCCGGTCGGTGGGTTCGCAGCGCGCGGTGAGCATCAGGATCGGGATGTCCGACTCGGCGCGCAGCCAGCGGCACAGCGACAAGCCGTCTTCGCCGGGCAGCATCAGGTCGAGCACCACCACGTCGAAATGTTCCGCTTGCAGGGCCAGACGCATGGCCGCGCCATCGGTGACGCCGCTGGCGTGGATATTGAACCGGGCTAGGTAGTCGATCATCAATTCGCGGATCGGGACGTCATCGTCGACGATCAGGGCGCGAATGCTCCAGCGTTTGTCGTCGCCGGGCGCTTTTTGATCGTCGTTCACAGGTGCAGGGGTGTTGTGCATGCGTGCGTTCATCTGCCAGGTAGGCTGCCAACCACAAAGATGGGCTGCGAGGTTGTGGCTTCAGCATAGGCGTCCAGCCCGAAGGCGGGAAGTGCTGTAAGGACGTGTTGCGGCTGCCGAGGGTAGCGACGCCCTTTGTTGGGGGCGTGTCCTGTGTGTATCGGGCTCGACACAATTGGCGCACCCGCTAGGCTTGCCGGAGTATGCGGGACGATTTACCGATCATCGGGTCCCGCATCGGCGCTGGTTCCGCTACAATGCGCGCCGATTTCGTCCTGCCTGAGAGCCCGCACATGTCCGTCTGCCAGACTCCTATCATCGTCGCCCTGGATTTCCCCACCCGTGACGCCGCACTGAAGCTGGCCGACCAGTTGGACCCGAAACTGTGCCGGGTCAAAGTCGGCAAGGAACTGTTCACCAGTTGCGCCGCGGAAATCGTCGGCACCCTGCGCGACAAGGGTTTCGAAGTGTTCCTGGACCTCAAGTTCCACGACATCCCGAACACCACCGCCATGGCGGTCAAAGCGGCGGCGGAGATGGGTGTGTGGATGGTCAACGTGCACTGCTCCGGCGGTCTGCGCATGATGGCGGCGTGCCGCGAAGTGCTCGACCAGCGTACCGGCCCCAAGCCGCTGCTGATCGGCGTGACCGTGCTGACCAGCATGGAACGTGAAGATCTGGCGGGCATCGGCCTGGACATCGAGCCACAGGAGCAAGTACTGCGCCTGGCCGCACTGGCGGAGAAAGCCGGGATGGATGGTCTGGTGTGCTCGGCCCTGGAAGCCCAGGCCCTGAAAACCGCCCACCCGTCGCTGCAACTGGTGACCCCGGGGATTCGTCCGGCGGGCAGCGCCCAGGACGACCAACGCCGCATCCTGACCCCGCGCCAGGCGCTGGATGCCGGTTCCGACTATCTGGTGATCGGCCGTCCGATCAGCCAGGCGGCGGATCCTGCGAAGGCGTTGGCCGAAGTCGTAGCCGAAATCGCTTAACCAGACACACTGAAGATCCAAAAATGTGGGAGCGGGCTTGCTCGCGAAGAGGGAGTGTCAGTCGACAACAGTGTTGACTGATACACCGCTTTCGCGAGCAAGCCCGCTCCCACAGTGATTTTGGGGTGTGTTGAAAAAACAGGTTAAACCTTCAACACCAACTTCCCGAAATTCTCGCCGCTGAACAATTTCATCAGCGTCTCCGGGAACGTCTCCAAGCCTTCGACAATATCTTCGCGGCTCTGCAATTGCCCCTTGGCCATCCAGCCAGCCATTTCCTGCCCGGCGGCGGCGAATTGCGCGGCGTAGTCCATCACCACAAAACCTTCCATGCGTGCGCGGTTGACCAGCAGTGACAGGTAGTTGGCCGGGCCTTTGACCGCCTCCTTATTGTTGTACTGGCTGATCGCGCCGCAGATCACCACCCGGGCTTTCTGGGCCAGGCGACTCAGCACCGCGTCGAGGATATCGCCGCCGACGTTATCGAAATACACGTCCACGCCCTTCGGGCATTCGCGCTTGAGCCCGGCGGCGACGTCTTCGTTTTTGTAGTCGATGACCCCGTCAAAACCCAGTTCATCGATCAGGAACTTGCACTTGTCCGCGCCGCCGGCGATGCCGATCACGCGGCAGCCTTTGATCTTGGCGATCTGACCGGCAATGCTGCCCACCGCACCGGCCGCGCCCGACAGCACCACGGTGTCGCCGGCCTTCGGTGCGCCGACGTCGAGCAGGGCGAAGTAAGCGGTCATCCCGGTCATGCCCAGTGCGGACAAGTAGCGCGGGAGCGGCGCCAGTTTCGGATCGACTTTGTAGAAACCTCGTGGCTCGCCGAGGAAATAATCCTGCACGCCCAGGGCACCGTTGACGTAGTCCCCGACCGCAAAGCCTGGATTATTCGATGCCACGACTTTGCCTACGCCCAATGCGCGCATCACCTCGCCGATACCGACCGGCGGGATGTAGGACTTGCCCTCATTCATCCAGCCACGCATGGCCGGGTCCAGGGACAGGTATTCGTTCTTGACCAGGATCTGACCCGCCGCCGGCTCGCCGACCGGTACTTCTTGAAAGGTAAACGTTTCGCGGGTCGCCGCGCCGACCGGGCGTTTGGCAAGCAGGAATTGGCGATTGGTCTGGGTAGTCATGACAGGCACTCAAGATGAATGAAGCCTTGTTGATAGACCTTCAGGGCCGATGCCGCAAGGTTGGCTGATGCGGCGAATGCAGGTCGATCCAGTGCAGTGATAGTCGGTTGGGCGGTTCTATCACTGTGAGTCATGGGCACTCAACCGGCCTTCTGATAGTGCTGCCGCACGTAACGCCCCGTGGATAGACTGCAAACACGCGATCCCCCGCCATCTTCTCTTCGAGGACAGAACAATGAGCATGACGTTTTCCGGCCAGGTAGCCGTTGTGACCGGTGCCGCCAATGGTATTGGCCGCGCCACCGCCCAGGCTTTTGCGGCTGAAGGGTTGAAGGTAGTGGTCGCCGATCTGGACACGGCGGGGGGCGAGGGCACGGTAGCGCTGATTCGTACGGCGGGCGGCGAAGCGACCTTCGTGCGTTGTAACGTTACCGTGGAGAGCGAGGTAAAACATCTGATGGACGAGGTGATCAATACCTACGGCCGTCTCGACTATGCCTTCAACAACGCCGGAATCGAAATCGAAAAAGGCAAACTCGCCGACGGCACCCTCGATGAGTTCGACGCGATCATGGGCGTCAACGTCAAAGGCGTCTGGCTGTGCATGAAGTACCAGTTGCCGTTGCTGCTGGCCCAGGGCGGCGGCGCGATCGTCAATACCGCGTCGGTGGCCGGCCTCGGTGCGGCACCGAAGATGAGCATCTACGCGGCCTCCAAGCACGCAGTGATCGGCCTGACCAAATCGGCGGCCATCGAATACGCCAAGAAGAAAATCCGTGTGAACGCGGTGTGCCCGGCGGTGATCGACACCGACATGTTCCGCCGCGCCTATGAAGCCGACCCGAAGAAGGCTGAGTTCGCCAACGCCATGCACCCGGTCGGCCGCATCGGCAAGGTCGAGGAAATCGCCAGCGCGGTGTTGTACCTGTGCAGCGACGGTGCGGCCTTCACCACCGGGCATTCGCTGGCCGTGGACGGTGGCGTTACCGCGTTCTAAAAGTCGATAACGCAATTACCCCTGTGGGAGCGGGCTTGCTCGCGAAGAGGGAGTGTCAGTCGATATCAATGTTGACTGACATACCGCCTTCGCGAGCAAGCCCGCTCCCACATTGGTTTGTGGCTAGTCTTGGGGAATGTGTTTCAAATGGTTAGAACCGCCGCTTTTGGCGGTGTTGTCGCACAGCCTGATGTGCGCGCCTGTGATTAACTGCTGTCAGCAAAATGGACAGGAGTTTGCTTACTCATGGAATTGAGAATTGATCGACAGGCAATGGTGCCCGTCGTACAGCAAATCGTCGACGGACTGGCGAGCTGGATCCGTCAAAGCGAAGTGCCGCCCGCGACGCGTTTGCCTTCCGTGCGACAAATGGCACGGCTCAATTTGCTCAGCCAATCCAGCGTCATCGAAGCCTGTGAGCGCCTTGTCGCCCAGGGGATTCTGGCGTCGCGTCCCGGGTCAGGATTCTGTGTCGCCGCGGCGGCACCCGCGACGCCGCACGCATGGGAGCTTCCCGGGTTAGAAGGCGCAGAGCTGATGCAAAGGGGATGCACCGACAGCTTGTCGGGTGAACTGATGCTGGGGTATGGCGGTTTGCCCGAAAGCTGGCGCGAGACGGACGACCTCAGCTACGCCATTCGCCAGGTGGCCCGCACCGATATGGCCGGACTGTTCAACTACAGCACGCCGCTGGGCCTGCTGCCGTTGCGCCAGCAGATTCTCAAACGCTTGAAACCGCTCAATATCGAGGCGGACGAAAACCGCGTCCTGACCACTGCCGGCGCCAGCCAAGGACTCGACCTGATCGTGCGCACGCTGTTCAGGCCGGGAGACTGCGTGGTGGTGGAAAATCCCGGTTTTTCGCATCTGTTCGATTTGCTCAGGCTGCACGGCATTCAGATGCTTGAGGTGCCACGCACCGCGCAAGGCCCCGACACGCAAGCGCTCGAACGTGTACTGATCACGCACCGTCCGCGTGCGTTATTCATCAATAGCTTTCACCACAACCCCACGGGCAGTTGCATGACCCCCGTGGTAGCGCAACGGGTTCTGGAGTTGAGCAAGACGCATGGCGTGCTGGTGATCGAAGACGATGTTTATGCGGACTTTCACAATGCTCCCGGTACACGCCTCGCGGCGCTGGATGACGACGCCCGCGTGATCTACGTCGGCAGTTTCTCGAAGACCCTCAGCAGCTCACTGCGCGTCGGGTTTGTAGTGGCTAGCGCTGAGCTCATTGCGCGGCTGGCCGAGGTCAAGATGATCAGCAGCATGGGTGGGTCACGGTTTTGCGAGTCGGTGCTGGCCAGCCTGTTGGCCAACGGCGCCTATCGCAAATTGGTGCAACGCCAGCGCCAGCGCCTGAACGTGGACCGGGCCGCGGCATTGCAGGTGCTTGAAGATGCCGATTGGGAGGTGTTCGGCAAGCCGGCCGGCGGCTTGTTCATCTGGGCGCGATCGCCAATGTCCGACTACGCTCAGTTGCGCACGCATGCACAACGTTTCGGTGTCCTGCTGTCTTCCCCGACGGCATTCAGCCCGACTGGCGAAACCAACGACTGGCAGCGAATCAATGTGGCTTATGCCTGTGATCCGCGGGCCCGCCGGTTTTTCCAGGCCACTGCTTTGAATCGACCTAAAACGTTCTGAAAACGACGTGGGCGTAGCTTTTTGCCATTATTCCGACGCCAGAGACTTGTGTTGACACAGGCCCGTTGCGAATCTCCATCTACAGACTTTGGCAGGGGACTACGAGCAATGATTTCGGCCGTGCAAGGACGTTTTGCCAACCTCGGTATGGCGAAAAAACTGGGTATCGGGTTTGTCCTGGTCCTGTTGTTGACAGCCTTGGTGGCAGCCATTGGCGTATGGTCCCTGCAAACCATCAGTCAGCGCTTCGACGGGCTCAAGCAGATGTCGTTGCTTAACAGCGGCCTGCTCAAGGTGCGCTTGCTGGAACAGGAATACGCCTTGCACGGCAACCCGAAAACCGCCGACGCCCTGCGACAGGGGGTTGATGCTCTGGTTGCGCTGGCGGACC containing:
- a CDS encoding sensor histidine kinase codes for the protein MRARFDTLFGRLFGVLLIAIILAHLLAFFWFHHYGPPPPPPPPGFSEDFEGPHPPMDPRFEKRPPRPWFGGPLVPLTFQLVSLIIAAWYGAKLLSRPIQRLSDAAERLSENLDSPPLDESGPREARQAAHTFNKMQRRIIEQVQQRSRMLGAVSHDLRTPLSRLKLRLEQIDDDKLQGQMRQDLDDMIGMLDATLTYLHEQRTSEALQWMDVQALVESLSENAQDQGADVQATGHCSPLQVQPMALRSCINNLMDNALRYAGEALISLEDSRENLVIRVIDHGPGIAPDKREAVFEPFFRLEGSRNRNSGGVGLGMTIAREAAERLGGQLSLEETPGGGLTAVIKLPRT
- a CDS encoding response regulator, coding for MHNTPAPVNDDQKAPGDDKRWSIRALIVDDDVPIRELMIDYLARFNIHASGVTDGAAMRLALQAEHFDVVVLDLMLPGEDGLSLCRWLRAESDIPILMLTARCEPTDRIIGLELGADDYMAKPFEPRELVARIQTILRRVRDDRTEQRANIRFDNWRLNSVLRQLIAADGLVVPLSNAEFRLLWVFIERPRRVLSREQLLDAARGRSIEAFDRSIDLLVSRLRQKLGDDPKNPQLIKTVRGEGYLFDARDIG
- the pyrF gene encoding orotidine-5'-phosphate decarboxylase gives rise to the protein MSVCQTPIIVALDFPTRDAALKLADQLDPKLCRVKVGKELFTSCAAEIVGTLRDKGFEVFLDLKFHDIPNTTAMAVKAAAEMGVWMVNVHCSGGLRMMAACREVLDQRTGPKPLLIGVTVLTSMEREDLAGIGLDIEPQEQVLRLAALAEKAGMDGLVCSALEAQALKTAHPSLQLVTPGIRPAGSAQDDQRRILTPRQALDAGSDYLVIGRPISQAADPAKALAEVVAEIA
- a CDS encoding NADP-dependent oxidoreductase yields the protein MTTQTNRQFLLAKRPVGAATRETFTFQEVPVGEPAAGQILVKNEYLSLDPAMRGWMNEGKSYIPPVGIGEVMRALGVGKVVASNNPGFAVGDYVNGALGVQDYFLGEPRGFYKVDPKLAPLPRYLSALGMTGMTAYFALLDVGAPKAGDTVVLSGAAGAVGSIAGQIAKIKGCRVIGIAGGADKCKFLIDELGFDGVIDYKNEDVAAGLKRECPKGVDVYFDNVGGDILDAVLSRLAQKARVVICGAISQYNNKEAVKGPANYLSLLVNRARMEGFVVMDYAAQFAAAGQEMAGWMAKGQLQSREDIVEGLETFPETLMKLFSGENFGKLVLKV
- a CDS encoding SDR family oxidoreductase is translated as MSMTFSGQVAVVTGAANGIGRATAQAFAAEGLKVVVADLDTAGGEGTVALIRTAGGEATFVRCNVTVESEVKHLMDEVINTYGRLDYAFNNAGIEIEKGKLADGTLDEFDAIMGVNVKGVWLCMKYQLPLLLAQGGGAIVNTASVAGLGAAPKMSIYAASKHAVIGLTKSAAIEYAKKKIRVNAVCPAVIDTDMFRRAYEADPKKAEFANAMHPVGRIGKVEEIASAVLYLCSDGAAFTTGHSLAVDGGVTAF
- a CDS encoding PLP-dependent aminotransferase family protein is translated as MELRIDRQAMVPVVQQIVDGLASWIRQSEVPPATRLPSVRQMARLNLLSQSSVIEACERLVAQGILASRPGSGFCVAAAAPATPHAWELPGLEGAELMQRGCTDSLSGELMLGYGGLPESWRETDDLSYAIRQVARTDMAGLFNYSTPLGLLPLRQQILKRLKPLNIEADENRVLTTAGASQGLDLIVRTLFRPGDCVVVENPGFSHLFDLLRLHGIQMLEVPRTAQGPDTQALERVLITHRPRALFINSFHHNPTGSCMTPVVAQRVLELSKTHGVLVIEDDVYADFHNAPGTRLAALDDDARVIYVGSFSKTLSSSLRVGFVVASAELIARLAEVKMISSMGGSRFCESVLASLLANGAYRKLVQRQRQRLNVDRAAALQVLEDADWEVFGKPAGGLFIWARSPMSDYAQLRTHAQRFGVLLSSPTAFSPTGETNDWQRINVAYACDPRARRFFQATALNRPKTF